A region from the Muribaculum gordoncarteri genome encodes:
- a CDS encoding DUF4465 domain-containing protein, with the protein MKKLLRFAAYGFALVVAATITGCSNEDALVDNFDVADGKPLSRSASSQVIIDFENLMSFEDVDVLAGPTSYGRNYYSDYSGTQITGIMNLDGSFTSMENEGSWPTGNPIAPSYMFGGIAVSDWAMTSNPSSNPNPGKPFTDKWWMSEYNQMSVYNTARTATGNRGGAGANGSNNFGVVYGFDDSYGYAKEASFEISSMTLKSLKICNTAYTYGVIQNGNTWIGENGVEVTAKSLKDSKGYFNLIIKCFDASGNIVKRIETPLADYRNGKNICVTTWTTITVNAANVAKVQFGFWGSDIHEGGPTTPCYVAIDDIVLE; encoded by the coding sequence ATGAAAAAACTCCTACGTTTCGCAGCTTACGGCTTCGCTTTGGTCGTAGCTGCAACCATCACCGGGTGTTCCAATGAGGATGCCTTAGTCGATAACTTCGACGTAGCGGACGGCAAGCCGTTGAGCCGCTCAGCATCAAGTCAGGTCATAATTGACTTCGAGAATTTGATGTCCTTTGAAGATGTCGATGTCTTGGCTGGTCCAACATCCTATGGACGCAATTATTATTCAGACTACAGTGGTACCCAGATTACGGGTATAATGAATTTGGATGGATCTTTTACATCCATGGAAAATGAAGGCTCATGGCCTACCGGAAACCCCATTGCTCCATCCTATATGTTTGGTGGTATCGCAGTTTCGGATTGGGCAATGACTTCAAATCCTTCTTCAAACCCCAATCCCGGTAAGCCTTTCACTGATAAATGGTGGATGTCTGAATACAACCAGATGAGTGTATATAATACGGCTCGTACTGCCACCGGTAATCGAGGCGGAGCAGGTGCTAATGGCTCGAACAACTTCGGTGTAGTTTACGGTTTTGATGACTCCTACGGTTATGCTAAAGAAGCTTCATTCGAAATTTCTTCAATGACTCTTAAATCCCTTAAGATCTGTAATACCGCTTATACTTATGGAGTTATCCAGAATGGGAATACGTGGATTGGAGAGAATGGCGTGGAAGTTACGGCTAAATCCCTTAAAGATTCAAAAGGCTATTTTAATCTCATTATAAAGTGTTTCGATGCAAGTGGCAATATTGTTAAACGCATAGAAACTCCACTTGCGGACTATCGTAATGGCAAAAACATCTGTGTGACTACTTGGACGACAATTACGGTTAATGCCGCCAATGTAGCTAAAGTTCAGTTCGGTTTCTGGGGATCTGACATCCATGAAGGAGGTCCTACTACCCCATGCTATGTTGCGATTGATGATATAGTATTGGAATAA
- a CDS encoding PKD-like domain-containing protein, producing MNRYLLAIFIIFIALTSCNKDDNLYDNNGLPSVEFDSETGIYTVKQGRSITITPEYKNVNNAVFAWTIDGRLVSTSQSLTFSSDEIGDYFVTLRVDTEVGSVKDEIKIEVVDLLPPTISFLLPPQGLKVKKGTDYTLAPEIQNDEDDNFEIEWIIDNKVVGREKTYVFNEDKIGEYTVTINASNDDGKTSYDLKIQVLESDPFVVSFLKPYYLAEENVRYVYPDQSVFLRPHLEYFTNPTFKWSVNGKEIADASSQTYAFTPTSPGNYMVTVTVTEKSEHSDASVSTTVKVVCVTGSPADRFRPLTASSAKKSNKVYEFSPAPGQFINTTMGSNGYTGNETTMELACAFAERNLSNGWYVSLGAWGGSLIVGFDHSIKNQKGNEYDFATLGNAFGTSNEPGIVWVMQDTNGNGLPDDEWYELRASETGKATTIQDYEVTYFRPGPYAMDNFWIDCFGKEGSVKRNQYHGQEYYYPIWMPESYTVRGTLIPGTMSNEGHAPYPWGYVDNVGSDCVWEPIPGVSGGQKNGFKISNAMYPDGTPIKLDYIDFVKVQCAVQEYHVSFGEVSTEVFSIEDRNSLENK from the coding sequence ATGAATAGATATTTACTCGCAATTTTTATCATCTTTATTGCATTGACATCATGCAATAAAGATGATAACTTGTACGACAATAACGGGCTGCCTTCAGTAGAGTTTGACTCTGAGACAGGAATCTACACTGTTAAGCAGGGACGTTCAATTACGATAACACCGGAATATAAAAATGTCAATAACGCCGTTTTTGCTTGGACTATTGACGGTCGGTTGGTTTCTACATCACAGTCTCTCACTTTCTCATCTGATGAAATAGGCGATTATTTCGTGACTTTGCGAGTGGATACCGAAGTCGGTTCAGTAAAAGACGAAATAAAGATTGAAGTAGTTGATCTGCTTCCACCAACAATCTCGTTCCTACTACCGCCTCAGGGTCTGAAAGTAAAAAAAGGTACAGATTATACTTTGGCTCCGGAAATCCAGAATGATGAAGATGATAATTTCGAAATCGAATGGATAATTGACAACAAAGTTGTCGGCAGAGAAAAAACTTATGTTTTCAATGAGGATAAGATTGGTGAATATACCGTCACCATCAACGCCTCAAACGATGATGGTAAGACTTCCTATGACCTAAAAATTCAGGTTTTGGAGTCGGATCCATTTGTGGTCAGCTTCTTGAAACCTTACTATCTGGCTGAGGAAAATGTAAGATATGTTTATCCCGATCAGTCTGTTTTCCTAAGACCTCATCTTGAATATTTCACAAATCCTACTTTCAAGTGGAGTGTGAACGGAAAGGAAATAGCGGACGCTTCCTCTCAAACATACGCTTTTACTCCTACATCTCCCGGCAACTACATGGTGACAGTGACCGTTACTGAAAAGTCTGAACATTCTGATGCATCAGTAAGCACAACTGTAAAGGTTGTTTGTGTGACCGGCAGTCCTGCTGATAGATTCAGGCCCCTGACAGCTTCAAGTGCAAAAAAAAGCAACAAAGTATATGAATTTTCTCCAGCTCCGGGTCAGTTTATTAATACAACTATGGGCTCCAATGGCTATACGGGAAACGAAACAACAATGGAACTGGCGTGTGCATTTGCAGAGCGTAACTTATCGAACGGATGGTACGTTTCATTGGGAGCGTGGGGAGGGTCGTTGATAGTAGGCTTTGACCATAGTATAAAGAATCAAAAAGGAAATGAATATGACTTTGCAACTCTAGGAAATGCCTTTGGCACTTCAAATGAACCCGGAATTGTTTGGGTGATGCAGGACACCAACGGAAATGGTTTACCTGATGACGAATGGTATGAGCTCCGAGCTTCAGAAACCGGGAAAGCGACTACAATTCAGGATTACGAGGTGACTTATTTCCGTCCGGGGCCATATGCCATGGATAATTTTTGGATTGATTGCTTCGGTAAAGAAGGAAGTGTTAAAAGAAATCAGTATCATGGGCAGGAATATTATTATCCAATATGGATGCCGGAATCTTACACCGTCAGAGGAACACTCATACCCGGAACAATGAGTAATGAGGGGCATGCACCTTATCCTTGGGGGTATGTGGATAATGTTGGTAGTGATTGCGTTTGGGAGCCAATACCTGGGGTTAGCGGTGGACAGAAGAACGGTTTTAAAATATCAAATGCTATGTATCCTGACGGAACTCCGATAAAGTTGGACTATATAGATTTTGTTAAGGTTCAGTGTGCTGTTCAGGAATATCATGTTTCATTTGGGGAAGTCTCAACCGAAGTTTTCTCAATAGAAGATAGAAATTCACTCGAAAATAAATAA